The Balaenoptera acutorostrata chromosome 15, mBalAcu1.1, whole genome shotgun sequence genome contains a region encoding:
- the SIRPB2 gene encoding signal-regulatory protein beta-2 translates to MVASLGDHGRHTLPPVMSTPTRLAPSPPCSWLLALLLVLWGASEQSKGGKWQVLQPEGPMLVAEGETLLLRCTVVGSCTDDMIKWVKVSNQDQQEIYNFKHGFFPGVMPMIQKTLEPLNCDYSIYIHNVTTKHAGTYRCVRLDGLSEHSENKLDEGTSVLVKRAGDPEPDLWIIQPQELVLATTGDTVFLNCTVLGDGPPGPIRWFRGAGLNREAIYNFRGISYPNVTAVQASNNDFSILLHGISTEYAGTYYCVKFQRKPNRQYLSGQGTRLRVKANHTSLQESEFTNERAAKVFPSGLLSVLTLAVLGLKAVTLAALLLALAAHRRNP, encoded by the exons ATGGTGGCCAGTCTAGGAGACCACGGGAGGCATACTTTGCCCCCAGTGATGTCCACCCCTACCCGCCTGGCTCCTTCACCTCCCTGCTCCTGGCTGCTGGCACTGCTCCTTGTCCTCTGGG GAGCTTCTGAGCAGAGCAAGGGGGGTAAGTGGCAGGTGCTGCAGCCTGAGGGCCCCATGCTGGTGGCAGAAGGTGAGACACTCCTGCTGAGGTGTACAGTAGTCGGCTCCTGCACTGATGACATGATAAAATGGGTCAAGGTGAGCAACCAGGACCAGCAGGAAATTTATAACTTCAAACATGGCTTCTTTCCCGGGGTGATGCCCATGATCCAGAAGACACTGGAACCACTTAATTGCGACTATTCCATCTATATCCACAATGTCACCACGAAACATGCTGGAACCTACCGCTGTGTGAGGCTTGATGGCTTGAGTGAGCACTCAGAAAATAAGCTGGATGAGGGCACCTCCGTGCTTGTGAAGA GAGCTGGGGACCCAGAGCCAGACCTCTGGATCATCCAACCCCAGGAGTTGGTGTTGGCAACCACTGGAGACACTGTCTTCCTGAACTGCACGGTGCTTGGAGATGGTCCCCCTGGACCCATCAGGTGGTTTCGGGGAGCTGGTCTGAACCGGGAGGCCATTTACAACTTTAGAGGCATCTCCTACCCCAATGTGACAGCGGTCCAGGCCTCCAACAATGATTTCAGCATTCTTCTGCATGGCATCTCCACTGAGTATGCAGGCACTTACTACTGTGTAAAGTTTCAGAGGAAACCCAACAGGCAATACCTATCTGGACAGGGCACCAGGCTGAGAGTCAAAG CAAATCACACTTCTCTCCAAGAGTCAGAATTCACCAATGAACGTGCAGCCAAGGTATTTCCATCAG GCCTCCTGTCTGTGCTCACTCTTGCGGTCCTGGGGCTGAAAGCAGTGACCTTGGCTGCACTCCTGCTGGCCCTGGCTGCCCACCGGAGGAACCCTTGA